A segment of the Trifolium pratense cultivar HEN17-A07 linkage group LG7, ARS_RC_1.1, whole genome shotgun sequence genome:
tttactagTGTCACATGTTTGTGTTAGTGTTAGTGTCGTGTTTGGTGTTGGTGTATGTGTCAATGTTTCATACCTCACATTGTAAGTGTTGAAATGGGGAATTGACTAGTGTCGTAGTGTTAGGATACTGATgcatgtgattacattcaatttttttaacagTGTGATAGAAGATTTGTTCAATGTCGTAGTGTCACGATACTGACACATGTGAttaaagttcaattttttactagCATCACATGTTTGTGTTACTGTCGTGTCTGGTGTTGGTGTATGTGTAAGTGCTTTATCCCTCATACTGTGTAAGTGTTGAAATGGGGAATTGCGGGTTTGAACCTGCATCTAACATATTTAATGTCACTACAATTACTATATGAATTGAACTTATGGGACAAATATTGGTGTTATTATGTGATGATTGAATGAAAGTGAAGTTTAATTGCTAATTTAAACAATTAGCTCAAATCATTTCAATTTGTTTCGATAATTAGgttgaataattttttctatGGTTTAGGGATTGGGTATGCTTTAGCAAAAGAGTTTTTAAAAGCAGGGGACAATGTCTTGATTTGCTCTAGATCAGGTGAGGATAAACAAACTCTTGATATTTCAATGTTTCAGATATGCTATTTGTTTATTTCATGCTATATATTTCAATATCACTGCCATTTCTGTTAATTTTCGCTTAATTCCTTTATGTTGAAGTTTTGGGTTTTAGATAAGATAGGgagaagaatgaaaagaaatATGATTTTGGTGTAATATAATTGATAATGATTTGATACTAACTTGGTTGCTGCATTTGTTTTCAACCCATAATGTGTATCTTGTTAGTTTAGTAATAATCTGCATTAACTCAGTTATAGTTGAGAATAAAAACGAGGATAATTAATCAATCAGTAGCTGAGAAAAAATGACCATTAAACTTATAAGTTGCTTCTCCATTAAAATAATCATTTGCTAATAGGGATACATAGGGAGaagaatgaaaataaatatgattttggtGTAATATGGTTGATAATGATTTGTTACTAACttgatttaaaaatttaaacacTAATCGCTATTTATAGGAATACATAGACTAAAACCTAATTACATAGGGAAATCCGGTGTTTCTCATATTAGTCGATCCTTTGGGCCAGATACTgagtcttcaaaaaaaaaaaagtaatcagGGAATCTAGTCAAATAATCATTTATATGGATTATgctttctcttttatttaccTTATGACTTGTGGCTGGGATTTCAGCCTTATTTATCTGATTCCTATGgctttgattttctttttatatgtcTCGGTACTCATTTAAAGATGAAAGGGTAGAGACTGCTGTCAAGGGCTTGAGAGAAGAATTTGGGGAGCAGCATGTGTGGGTACCTCCTCTTGAACTTCTTTCTTAGTAGAAACCCATCTATGATCAATCAATATATAGATGACTTTTGCGTTCTCATGCTCACATTTGGTTTCTTGCAGGGCACTCCATGTGATGTCAGAAACGGAGAGGATGTGAAGAAATTAGTTTCGTTTGCTAAAGAAAAACTGAAATACATTGATATATGGGTACTAATGTCTGATTTCTCTTTCCTGTTGCAATTGTTTATTTTGCATATATGGGTAGAAATTTTTTGCTAGGATTTAATTTAAATTGGATCATATTGTTAAAGTCGTGGTCTGATCAACTATGTAAGCTCATGTTCTTACCAAAGTTCTCACCATCTTATTTTTGTAGTTAGATTCACAATCATCTTCACTTACACCTAGCATTAAGCATTTTCCTTCCATCTATTCTTTCCCTTCAACTCTTCATTCTTCCGCTATTTATAATTCGACATTTTCTGGCAGCTATACCATTGTTGTCGATTATTGGCCTTGGTGGATTGCGGTGACGGATTTTTTACCACCATCATGGCTTAGTTGTGAACGATTGCAGCGCCATGGCATTTTATGGTGGCTTAAAATGGTGATGAACTTTTGGCTTTCTGCCATGGCCGTCATGTGCAATCAATTACACGAAGCTAtaccaatttttcatttgtttcaaCCCCCTTATTTTATTgaatgtgtttgttaaagtATATAGGACTGATCTCTTTATTTCTCTCCCTATGTTGAGAATGGTGTAGATCAATAATGCTGGATCGAATGCATATAGCTACAAGCCACTTGCTGAAGCATCAGATGAGGATCTTATGTGAGCCACAATAGACCTTTCACCTTAAATgtcatttttacattttatttttctttaaaattctCAAATCTGTGCATGCAGTGAGGTGGTTACAACAAACACACTTGGCTTGATGATATGCTGTCGAGAGGTAAAATATATTCTCACGTAAGAAGCACTGTAAATAAAGTAGGTGCTCCGTTATGCATGGATGTTTAGTTTCTATTTAGGCAATAAAGCTGATGGGGAACCAACCTCGCGGAGGTCATATTTTCAATATTGATGGAGCAGGTTCAGATGGAAGACCAACTCCCAGGTACTTGTTGACATTATTGTACTACTACGTAATTAGTTGATTGGTGCAATGTCCTGGTTATACTATAAGATTGTTGCGGTTTATCTATTATTGTCTTCTAGGATAGAGTCAAATTAGACGTTTATATTAATGAGTGTAAACTGCTTCATGTGCTCTACAAATCTAAAAGGAACGAGGGATTTACTTTTATTTGGTTTGCACTATGATGTAGTTATCAAcatcacaaaaaatagtttgCAAAATTCAATAATCAGCCACTATTGGCATACCAAATCATCTTTGGTCGATCATTTGGTTAACCATGAAATATGAATCAGTCTTTTTTGGTCCAAATGATTTTACTAGCATTTTGATGAAAGTCATAGATCATGAGTTCTTTCTTCAGTTTAATAATTGCTTATATTCTttacctatgaagcacggacacgaCACAAACAcgttgacaccgataataatttgagaaatgacataattcaatgtaatcatagtGTCGGTGATGGACACTGTCGCAtgtccgacaccgggacacgcTTAATCCGAGCAGTGTCCGTACTTCATAGTTCTTTACCAATATTTGCAAAGCCCAAGAGTTGTTATTTTGTGGGTGGTGTCAATTGAAAGGTAGTTCTTGCATGAAATCCATAAATGCACCTTAGGTTCcactatataatataatcttTATGAATAGTCTTATACATTCCATGGGGAAAATCCTTGATTTCTTCCCTTTTTTAGGTTTGCTGCATATGGAGCAACAAAGAGAAGTGTGGTGCATTTAACAAAGTCATTACAGGTTGAAGTTTTAGATTTAAAATGTTAGCTAATTGCATCCATTTCCTAATTTATGTAAACTCATATAATAACGTATGATCAAATCTGTGTGTATACAAAGGAATGAGGGAAATTAGGAAAATCTCAACAAATCTTTTTAAGTAATCAATTCAGCTAGCTAACTTTTCTTTGACGTTTATCATTGATTCTTGCTTTCTTTGACTGCTACCTGTGATTATAAATGTAAGACTCAACTCAGTTATCAGCTTGATCAtgataagaaaagaaaaatttagtCCGGCAAAAATATCTCTTATTTTTCCTTATTCATTGTTTTTCTGTAAGAAAAAACTAGCAGATACTTTTTACGCATGTAACATGGttaagaaaaaactaaagaaTAATTGGAATTATGTGTTAGGCAGCTTACTTAGTTGACCTGCAATGCCAGATAATATCTGTTATAGTATAGCATGTTACAATATTCCGCAAAACTATTTTCCTTCTTTCTGTATAGTGGATTGACATTTCTAGCCATTCATCAAAGCTTTATATTAGATGTATCACATATGAGATGTTTGGCGCTCAGAATTGCACACCAGTTGAGCAGAGTTTCACAGTTTTCCTTGTGTAGTGTGCATCTTTAGTGAAACAGTTTTCTTGAAATTTGACAGGCAGAATTGCAGATGCAAGATGTGAAAAATGTCATGGTTCACAATCTTTCGGTATGTTTTGACTTATTTATCTTTTGATATCATAGGCTTATATCCACCTGGATATTAAAACTTGTGTCTTCTATAATATAAGCTTTGTTATAGTTATATGTTCATATGATAAATTTAATAAACCTGGCTGCAAATAATAAGTAATTTGACATGTTTTTTGTTGTGCTGAGTGATTCAAGTCCATATTACTGTATTTAGAACTGATGAACCCCTTGACATTTACAGCCACATTTTCTGAGTTATAGGCTTAGATATGCTCGATTTGTAATGAACGTATGCATACTTATTACCATATACATTCTGAATAAACTTGTTAGCAATGATAAAAACCTCCATGATTTTCCAACTAGGTGAACTAGTGATATTAGTCTCATCCATTAAAACATGAAGCTCCTGTTTGGTATCATAAAATGCtctgttttttatattaatatcaATTACAACACTGCCACCACCTTATTTCAATTTGTTTCCTGTTTTGAAAGATCAGTCATTTTATAACTGTCTCCGAGAGTATTTGAACTTTGTCCCTTGAAGTTACGAGGTCAAACTCTTACTACTAAGCTGACACCTCAAATCTTTGGAAACAAAGATGATAGTTTTGTAATTTAAGTGAAAACAAAATATGTTCTCTCAAACCTAACAAAGTCTAATGTTGAAAAAACTTAGTAATGCAAATTATGATTTGATCCATCTAAAGTGAGGAGTGCACTTTTGGAGACAAATTGCAGAGTTTTAGTCATTGATTGGAAAAtcaatgattgataaatattaTGACAAATACACACATATAACAAATATGAAGTTCTTAAAATCTCAACCGTGGATTTGTCATCAACAGGCATAAATAACTCTCACTGTAACATCCCCCATTGTGGAGTTAAGCCAAACTAGCAAATTAAGCTTGATTTGTTCTTCTGGATCCCTGATCAATAGAAAGGCAACACATCTACAAAGAAACAATGAAATAGTTAGATTTTTTAGTGACATAAATCATAGTCTATATTACTCTATTATATGCTGATTTTCTACTAAATCAAAATGGTATTATGTACTGGTCTTTTAGAAACTTACTTAAATTATATCtattagaaaatttaaaattgattcacaaattcttcaaaaaaGAGAATTGATTCACAATGTGGCCAACCCTTCCCTGTAGCTGGAGCACATCATTGTGCGAGCTTTGTATCACCAAGTTGCCCTTTATATCGTGTTATTTGGTGGCAATCCTGTTGCAGATTTTTCATCCCTTGAACAATACCGTGGTTTTGAGGATCTTACTCAAATTATAAAGAACAGATCATACTTGAGAATAATGCGCTGTATATGCAGCTCATGCGAGGAAACACATGGAATTTGATTTCCTGAAAAGTTGAGTGGCTTACTGCCCTTAACTATTAACTTTAATTAGTCATGTGAGCTCAATAGATGCAAtgttaaagaaaataaatctagaagaagaaaaatacctTTGTGCATGAGCTTGGTTGATATAATTCTTAAAAGGAGAAAGCTTTGAAGAAAACTTGGTCTCGCTACATTAAAGAGAATTATGGTATTAGATCTAAGTGGAAGCTTAAAAATG
Coding sequences within it:
- the LOC123894492 gene encoding chlorophyll(ide) b reductase NOL, chloroplastic, whose amino-acid sequence is MALSSPQLSLFPFSRLTQFNTCCSYTFITHTSQTVTSRQFIRNNFSLSLTKQQPTPSFIITASSSTKTLPMLAPYNVLITGSTKGIGYALAKEFLKAGDNVLICSRSDERVETAVKGLREEFGEQHVWGTPCDVRNGEDVKKLVSFAKEKLKYIDIWINNAGSNAYSYKPLAEASDEDLIEVVTTNTLGLMICCREAIKLMGNQPRGGHIFNIDGAGSDGRPTPRFAAYGATKRSVVHLTKSLQAELQMQDVKNVMVHNLSPGMVTTDLLMSGANTKQAKFFINVLAEPAEVVAEYLVPNIRSIPTNRSMKPTYIRFLTGLKAYSQIFSRFAFGARRNRYIIED